The Microbulbifer hydrolyticus genome has a segment encoding these proteins:
- a CDS encoding cysteine hydrolase family protein produces the protein MFSSSRPALVIIDVQQAIDHFDSGYRNNPDAEKVIAKILGQWRDADLPIAHVRHASKFTESPYHPGSPYFEFKADAIPEQREKVFTKSENCAFIGTELDNWLVDQGVTEVVICGVLTNNSVDATVRVAAGLGYDVYVPAEATAAFPLNRLDGKYVAAEDVHWIFLSNLDGEYCRVCSADKLLSSVS, from the coding sequence ATGTTCAGCAGCAGTCGCCCAGCGCTGGTCATTATCGATGTCCAGCAGGCCATCGATCATTTCGACAGCGGCTATCGCAACAATCCCGATGCAGAAAAAGTGATCGCAAAAATTCTTGGGCAGTGGCGTGACGCAGATTTGCCTATTGCTCACGTGCGGCATGCATCCAAGTTCACTGAGTCTCCATATCACCCGGGTTCTCCGTATTTTGAATTCAAAGCGGATGCGATACCGGAGCAGCGGGAAAAGGTATTCACCAAATCAGAGAATTGTGCCTTTATCGGTACGGAGCTGGACAACTGGCTAGTGGATCAGGGTGTTACCGAAGTCGTGATATGCGGTGTGCTTACTAATAATTCGGTTGACGCAACGGTAAGGGTGGCCGCGGGACTCGGTTACGATGTATATGTGCCTGCAGAGGCCACTGCGGCGTTTCCTCTCAACCGACTCGATGGAAAATATGTGGCCGCAGAAGATGTTCACTGGATCTTTCTCAGCAATCTAGATGGTGAATATTGTCGAGTCTGTAGTGCAGATAAACTGCTGAGTAGTGTCAGCTAA
- the glmS gene encoding glutamine--fructose-6-phosphate transaminase (isomerizing) codes for MCGIVGALGQRNVTGILLEGLRRLEYRGYDSAGVCLVNGDGKLQLRKTQGKVADLESALDDNPTAGQLGIAHTRWATHGVPSDKNSHPHASGNFALVHNGIIENYQELREELIGKGYEFQSETDTEVVVHLIHDLAKDNRDLLQAVSAATQKLEGAYALGVVCSTEPERLVCARLGSPLVIGVGIEENFIASDPMALQQVTDRFIFLEEGDIAEVTRDGIAIWDKAGEEVSRPVNKLQGGHDAADKGRYRHYMQKEIFEQPKVVEATMAGRIGEHSVLSQALGTAANEILPQVKQVQIVACGTSYHAGLVARYWIEDWAGVPCSVEVASEIRYRKTAVRAGTLFVTISQSGETADTLAALRQAKELGYLASMTICNVPNSSLVRESELQLMTEAGPEIGVASTKAFTTQLVALQLFCIALAKANGMSAEREAELVAALHQLPELMNKFTGLDALVKATSEAFAEKHHALFLGRGVEYPIALEGALKLKEISYIHAEAYPAGELKHGPLALVDADMPVIVVAPNNELLEKLKSNLQEVRARGGELFVFASPEAGFKSESGLTVVEVPDAPESLQPILYTVPLQLLSYHVALLKGTDVDQPRNLAKSVTVE; via the coding sequence ATGTGTGGAATCGTAGGTGCCCTGGGCCAAAGAAATGTAACCGGAATCCTGCTGGAAGGCCTGCGCCGACTGGAATACCGCGGCTATGATTCCGCCGGTGTCTGCCTCGTCAACGGCGACGGCAAGCTGCAGCTGCGCAAAACCCAGGGCAAAGTCGCCGATCTGGAAAGCGCCCTCGATGACAACCCCACCGCCGGCCAACTGGGTATCGCCCACACCCGCTGGGCCACGCACGGTGTACCCTCGGACAAAAACTCCCACCCGCATGCTTCCGGCAATTTCGCTCTGGTACACAACGGCATCATCGAAAACTACCAAGAACTGCGCGAAGAGCTGATCGGCAAAGGCTACGAATTCCAGTCCGAAACCGACACCGAAGTGGTCGTGCACCTGATCCACGACCTCGCCAAGGACAACCGCGACCTGTTGCAGGCCGTCTCCGCTGCCACCCAGAAGCTTGAAGGTGCCTACGCCCTCGGCGTAGTCTGCTCTACCGAGCCCGAGCGCCTGGTATGTGCGCGCCTCGGCAGCCCGCTGGTGATTGGCGTCGGCATTGAAGAAAACTTTATCGCGTCCGATCCCATGGCCCTGCAACAGGTCACCGACCGCTTTATCTTCCTGGAGGAAGGTGACATCGCCGAGGTCACCCGCGACGGCATCGCCATCTGGGACAAGGCTGGTGAAGAGGTAAGCCGCCCGGTCAACAAACTGCAGGGTGGTCACGATGCCGCCGACAAGGGCCGCTACCGCCACTACATGCAGAAGGAAATCTTCGAGCAACCGAAAGTGGTCGAAGCCACCATGGCCGGGCGCATCGGCGAACACTCGGTACTGTCCCAGGCCCTCGGCACCGCCGCCAATGAAATCCTGCCGCAGGTAAAGCAGGTGCAGATCGTCGCCTGCGGCACCAGCTATCACGCCGGTCTGGTCGCCCGCTACTGGATCGAAGACTGGGCCGGTGTGCCCTGCTCCGTTGAGGTCGCCAGCGAAATCCGCTACCGCAAGACCGCGGTGCGCGCGGGTACATTGTTCGTCACCATCTCCCAGTCCGGCGAGACCGCCGATACCCTGGCCGCGCTGCGCCAGGCCAAGGAGCTCGGCTACCTCGCTTCCATGACGATCTGCAACGTGCCCAACAGCTCGCTGGTGCGCGAGTCCGAACTGCAGCTGATGACCGAGGCTGGCCCCGAAATCGGTGTCGCCTCCACCAAAGCGTTCACCACTCAGCTGGTTGCCCTGCAACTGTTCTGCATCGCGTTGGCCAAGGCCAATGGCATGAGTGCCGAGCGTGAAGCGGAACTGGTCGCGGCCCTGCACCAACTGCCAGAGCTGATGAACAAGTTCACCGGTTTGGATGCACTGGTAAAAGCCACCTCGGAGGCCTTCGCGGAAAAACACCACGCGCTCTTTCTAGGCCGCGGAGTGGAATACCCGATCGCGCTGGAGGGCGCGCTCAAGCTCAAGGAAATTTCCTACATCCACGCCGAAGCCTACCCCGCCGGCGAACTCAAGCACGGTCCACTGGCACTGGTGGATGCGGATATGCCGGTGATCGTCGTCGCCCCGAATAATGAATTGCTGGAAAAACTGAAATCCAACCTGCAGGAAGTGCGTGCGCGCGGTGGCGAGCTGTTTGTGTTTGCGAGTCCCGAGGCCGGGTTCAAGAGCGAGTCTGGCTTGACCGTGGTCGAAGTGCCGGATGCGCCGGAAAGCCTGCAGCCGATTCTGTACACGGTACCATTGCAGTTGCTGAGCTATCACGTCGCACTGTTGAAGGGCACCGATGTGGACCAACCGCGGAATCTGGCGAAGTCGGTGACTGTCGAATAA
- a CDS encoding alpha/beta hydrolase, whose amino-acid sequence MLRRLYLALMATAAVLFLSACSSGAFFLANLPVKFAGPEVSRDISYGPEAWQKLDIYRPEKTNEPAPVLVFFYGGRWTFGNKEQYAFVAKTFADAGYVVVLPEYSKYPAVKFPAFIEDGAKAVAWTHRNIPEYGGDTRRFFISGHSSGAHMGALISANPKYLETEGKPLSIITGFAGLAGPYDFIPQAEDLKDLFGPPKNYPNMQVPTFINGQQPPMLLLHGADDKQVILRNLNRLRDKIEKSGGVVEAHIYEGVDHIDIIGSLSWILDFKAPVERDMLDFFERQSEQ is encoded by the coding sequence GTGTTACGCAGACTGTATTTGGCATTGATGGCTACTGCTGCAGTGCTGTTTTTGTCAGCGTGTTCCTCTGGCGCGTTTTTTCTGGCAAATCTGCCTGTGAAGTTTGCTGGCCCCGAAGTTTCCCGGGATATTAGTTATGGTCCGGAGGCCTGGCAAAAGCTGGACATCTACAGGCCGGAGAAAACAAACGAGCCGGCTCCGGTGCTCGTCTTTTTCTATGGCGGGCGTTGGACCTTTGGAAATAAAGAGCAGTATGCATTTGTCGCTAAAACATTCGCGGATGCTGGCTATGTGGTAGTACTGCCGGAGTATTCCAAGTATCCAGCAGTCAAGTTTCCCGCCTTCATTGAAGATGGTGCAAAGGCGGTCGCCTGGACACACAGAAATATTCCTGAATATGGCGGAGACACCAGGCGCTTCTTCATATCCGGGCATTCGTCGGGCGCACACATGGGGGCGTTGATTTCTGCCAACCCAAAATATTTGGAAACCGAAGGCAAACCGCTGTCCATCATTACCGGCTTTGCCGGTCTCGCTGGGCCTTACGATTTTATTCCGCAAGCGGAAGATCTGAAAGACCTCTTTGGTCCACCGAAAAACTATCCAAATATGCAGGTGCCTACCTTTATAAACGGACAACAGCCGCCTATGCTTTTGCTGCATGGCGCCGACGATAAACAAGTCATACTGCGCAATCTCAATCGTTTGAGAGATAAGATCGAAAAGTCTGGTGGCGTGGTCGAAGCGCATATTTACGAGGGCGTTGATCACATTGATATCATCGGATCCCTGAGCTGGATACTGGACTTTAAAGCGCCAGTTGAAAGAGATATGTTGGATTTTTTCGAGCGCCAGTCAGAGCAATAG
- a CDS encoding DeoR/GlpR family DNA-binding transcription regulator, which translates to MSKRNTQQRRHQILSQINEAGEATVEELARQFETSEVTIRKDLAAMEVSGLLLRRHGGAIPLPRELVAEDPLSQTKRAIGRAAAELIRDHNRIVIDYGRTTTGLIPELNHKRGLVVMTNSLHVANQLRELENEPTLLMTGGTWDPHFEAFQGQVAEQVLRGYDFDQAFIGADGIDLERGTCTFNEQIGLSRVMADVAREVVVMAESSKVGRRIPNLELSWDMFGTLVTDSGIEDSVCAQLESRGLRVICADVN; encoded by the coding sequence ATGTCCAAGCGCAACACCCAGCAACGCCGCCATCAGATACTGAGCCAGATCAACGAAGCCGGCGAAGCCACCGTCGAAGAATTGGCGCGCCAGTTCGAAACCTCGGAAGTTACGATCCGAAAGGATCTGGCCGCGATGGAAGTCAGTGGCTTGCTGCTGCGTCGCCACGGCGGCGCCATTCCTTTGCCGCGGGAGCTGGTAGCCGAAGACCCTCTGTCCCAGACCAAACGCGCCATCGGCCGCGCTGCCGCCGAGCTCATCCGTGACCACAACCGCATCGTCATCGACTACGGCCGCACCACCACCGGCCTGATCCCCGAACTGAACCACAAGCGCGGCCTCGTCGTCATGACCAACTCCCTGCACGTCGCTAACCAGCTGCGGGAGCTGGAAAACGAGCCCACCCTGCTGATGACCGGCGGCACCTGGGATCCTCACTTCGAAGCCTTCCAGGGCCAGGTCGCCGAGCAGGTCCTCCGCGGCTACGACTTCGATCAGGCGTTTATCGGCGCCGACGGCATCGACCTCGAACGGGGCACCTGCACCTTCAACGAACAGATTGGTCTCTCCAGAGTGATGGCCGATGTGGCCCGTGAAGTGGTGGTGATGGCGGAGTCCAGCAAGGTGGGTAGAAGAATCCCGAACCTGGAACTGAGTTGGGACATGTTCGGCACTCTGGTGACCGATAGCGGCATCGAAGACAGTGTTTGCGCGCAGCTGGAAAGCAGAGGTCTGCGAGTCATCTGTGCAGATGTGAATTAA
- the pdhA gene encoding pyruvate dehydrogenase (acetyl-transferring) E1 component subunit alpha produces MHKPRLQLQTSFDIAHLQFLDKQGQATQPLPDFATPDWLTYCLRQMQLARMVDDRAVKLQRTGRLGTYPSTLGQEAIGIATGNALMAEDIYCPYYRETGAFLERGVLIEEILANWGGDERGQNFQHPRKDLPICVPIATQMLHAAGVAFALKYRHQQSNQPLQVAVASSGEGATSKGDFYEAMNLAGVWKLPMVFVVNNNQWAISVSRIAQTATQTIAQKAIAAGIPALQVDGNDIVAVAWAVRDAMQRARSGEGPALIEALSYRLCDHTTADDASRYRSAQELEQAWQWEPIKRLDSYLRAQDLWSDAKQQDMERELAQVMESALNNWESRTPEPATAIFDHLYAQLPAAFYEQYDQLRDEQAGAERE; encoded by the coding sequence ATGCACAAACCCCGCCTGCAGCTCCAGACTTCCTTCGATATCGCCCATCTCCAGTTCCTGGACAAACAGGGGCAGGCGACACAGCCGCTGCCCGACTTTGCCACCCCCGACTGGCTCACCTACTGCCTCCGCCAGATGCAACTGGCCCGGATGGTGGACGATCGCGCGGTCAAACTGCAGCGTACCGGCCGCCTCGGCACCTACCCCTCCACCCTCGGCCAGGAAGCCATCGGCATCGCCACCGGCAACGCCCTGATGGCGGAAGACATCTACTGTCCTTACTACCGGGAAACCGGCGCGTTCCTTGAGCGCGGCGTACTTATCGAAGAAATTCTCGCCAACTGGGGCGGCGACGAACGCGGGCAGAACTTCCAGCACCCGCGCAAGGATCTGCCCATCTGTGTTCCCATCGCCACCCAGATGCTGCACGCTGCCGGCGTTGCCTTTGCGCTCAAATACCGCCACCAGCAGAGCAACCAGCCGCTGCAGGTGGCCGTCGCCAGCTCCGGCGAGGGCGCGACTTCCAAGGGTGATTTCTACGAGGCCATGAACCTCGCCGGGGTGTGGAAGCTGCCAATGGTGTTTGTGGTAAACAACAACCAGTGGGCCATCTCGGTGTCACGAATAGCCCAGACCGCCACGCAGACCATCGCTCAGAAAGCCATCGCCGCCGGCATCCCGGCGCTGCAGGTGGACGGCAACGATATTGTCGCCGTGGCGTGGGCGGTGCGCGACGCTATGCAGCGGGCGCGGAGCGGGGAGGGCCCGGCACTGATCGAGGCGCTCAGCTACCGCCTGTGCGACCACACCACCGCCGACGACGCCAGCCGCTACCGCAGTGCCCAAGAGCTGGAGCAGGCGTGGCAGTGGGAGCCGATAAAGCGCCTGGATTCCTATCTGCGCGCACAAGACCTGTGGAGTGACGCCAAACAGCAGGATATGGAGCGGGAGCTGGCGCAGGTTATGGAATCGGCGTTGAACAACTGGGAATCCCGCACCCCAGAACCGGCCACGGCGATCTTCGATCACCTTTATGCCCAGCTGCCGGCCGCGTTCTACGAACAGTATGACCAGTTGCGGGACGAGCAGGCGGGGGCAGAACGCGAATGA
- a CDS encoding cytochrome ubiquinol oxidase subunit I, translated as MLEQLDAVFLARVQFAFTVSFHFVFPAFSIGLASYLMVLEGLWLKTGRGIYANLYRYWLKIFAVGFGMGVVSGVVLSYQFGTNWSAFSTKAGPIVGPLMGYEVITAFFLEAGFLGVMLFGISKVGKRLHFFATCMVALGTFVSAFWILSVNSWMQTPAGHEINAQGQFIVGSSWWDVIFNPSFPYRLVHTVTAAYLTTAFAVGGVGAWHLLRDRNNVGARKMFSMAMWMAVIVTPVQIIAGDLHGLNTLEHQPVKVLAMEGDYDPSPDGAELILFGLPDDEAAKVHYKVAIPKLGSLVLKHDPNAPLPGLTDYPREEWPPVAVVFWSFRIMVAIGFAMLALGVWSLIARRRQRLFESRPLHRAAVLMGPAGFVAVIAGWITTEVGRQPYTVYGLLRTAESASPLDAPAVATSLIAFIVVYSAVFGMGVYYLLRMMAQPPHRGETEPPNVPLHAAGITPASSIEAAWSKEGDTHGKH; from the coding sequence TTGTTAGAACAGCTAGATGCCGTGTTTCTGGCGCGAGTGCAGTTTGCCTTTACTGTGTCGTTCCATTTTGTCTTCCCCGCGTTCTCCATCGGACTTGCCAGTTATCTGATGGTGCTCGAGGGTTTGTGGCTGAAAACCGGTCGTGGTATTTACGCCAACCTCTACCGCTACTGGCTCAAGATCTTTGCCGTGGGTTTCGGCATGGGCGTGGTTTCCGGCGTGGTGCTGTCCTATCAGTTCGGCACCAACTGGTCGGCATTTTCCACCAAGGCGGGGCCGATTGTCGGGCCGCTTATGGGCTATGAGGTGATTACCGCATTCTTTCTCGAGGCGGGCTTCCTCGGCGTGATGCTGTTCGGTATCAGCAAGGTGGGCAAGCGCCTGCATTTTTTTGCCACCTGTATGGTGGCGCTGGGTACCTTTGTTTCCGCCTTCTGGATTCTGTCGGTGAACTCGTGGATGCAGACCCCGGCGGGCCACGAGATCAACGCACAGGGGCAGTTTATTGTCGGAAGCTCCTGGTGGGATGTAATTTTTAATCCCAGCTTCCCGTATCGCCTGGTGCACACGGTCACCGCGGCCTATCTGACCACCGCCTTTGCGGTGGGCGGGGTCGGTGCCTGGCATCTGCTCAGGGACCGCAACAACGTCGGCGCACGCAAGATGTTCTCCATGGCCATGTGGATGGCGGTGATTGTAACTCCCGTGCAGATCATTGCCGGCGACCTGCATGGGCTGAATACCCTGGAACACCAGCCGGTCAAGGTGTTGGCGATGGAGGGTGACTATGATCCCAGCCCCGATGGTGCAGAGCTGATCCTCTTCGGCCTGCCGGATGACGAGGCGGCGAAAGTCCACTACAAGGTCGCCATCCCCAAGTTGGGGTCACTGGTGCTGAAGCACGACCCGAATGCGCCGCTACCCGGGCTCACCGATTACCCCCGTGAGGAGTGGCCGCCGGTAGCGGTGGTGTTCTGGTCCTTCCGCATCATGGTGGCAATCGGCTTTGCCATGCTGGCATTGGGTGTGTGGAGCCTGATCGCGCGACGTCGCCAGCGGTTGTTCGAGTCGCGACCGCTGCACCGCGCCGCGGTGCTGATGGGACCCGCCGGCTTTGTTGCGGTGATCGCTGGCTGGATTACCACCGAGGTCGGCCGCCAGCCGTACACGGTCTATGGATTGCTGAGAACCGCAGAATCCGCCTCGCCGCTGGATGCGCCCGCCGTGGCGACCTCGCTGATCGCATTTATTGTGGTCTACTCCGCTGTGTTCGGTATGGGTGTTTACTATCTACTGCGCATGATGGCGCAACCGCCACATCGCGGGGAGACCGAGCCACCCAATGTGCCCCTCCACGCGGCAGGTATTACCCCCGCCTCCAGCATTGAGGCGGCCTGGTCGAAAGAGGGAGACACACATGGGAAGCATTGA
- a CDS encoding alpha-ketoacid dehydrogenase subunit beta has protein sequence MSEQAQTAQEHRPITLVEAVTQALAYALKNDPEVVVFGQDIGANGGVFRATDGLQKTFGADRVLDTPLAETMIAGIAVGMATQGLKPVAEFQFMGFIYPGLDHILSHAARMRNRTRGRLSCPIVYRAPYGGGIHAPEHHSESTEALFAHIPGLRVVVPSSPARAYGLLLAAIADPDPVLFLEPKRIYRAARQPVPDNGEALPLDSAFVLREGTDLTLIAWGASVKETLAAADLLASHGIEAEVIDPATLKPLDIHSIIDSLEKTRRCVVVHEAARFGGLGAEIAAQIQEYAFDLLDAPVQRVTGYDTVMPYYQLENTYLPGVERILAGARAALDYVRDPGREGGQ, from the coding sequence ATGAGTGAGCAGGCGCAAACAGCGCAGGAACACAGGCCCATTACCCTGGTGGAAGCGGTCACCCAGGCGCTGGCCTATGCACTGAAAAACGACCCGGAAGTGGTGGTTTTCGGGCAGGATATTGGCGCGAACGGCGGCGTATTTCGGGCAACCGACGGGTTGCAGAAAACCTTCGGCGCTGACCGGGTACTGGATACGCCGCTGGCGGAAACCATGATTGCCGGCATCGCGGTGGGCATGGCTACCCAGGGTTTGAAGCCGGTGGCGGAGTTCCAGTTCATGGGGTTTATCTACCCCGGGCTCGACCATATCCTCAGCCACGCCGCGCGCATGCGCAACCGCACCCGCGGCCGTCTCAGTTGCCCGATTGTCTACCGCGCACCCTATGGTGGCGGTATTCACGCGCCGGAGCACCACAGCGAGAGCACCGAGGCCCTGTTCGCGCATATTCCCGGTCTGCGTGTGGTGGTGCCCTCCTCCCCGGCGCGGGCCTACGGTCTGTTGCTGGCCGCCATTGCCGATCCCGATCCGGTACTGTTCCTGGAACCCAAACGTATTTACCGCGCCGCCAGACAACCGGTCCCCGACAACGGTGAAGCCCTGCCACTGGACAGCGCCTTTGTACTGCGCGAAGGCACTGATCTGACCCTGATTGCGTGGGGCGCCAGCGTAAAAGAAACCCTCGCAGCCGCCGACCTGCTGGCGTCACACGGCATCGAGGCCGAAGTCATCGACCCCGCCACGCTGAAGCCGCTGGATATCCACAGCATTATCGACTCCCTGGAGAAGACCCGCCGCTGCGTGGTGGTACACGAAGCCGCGCGCTTCGGCGGCCTGGGTGCGGAAATCGCCGCTCAGATCCAGGAATACGCTTTTGATCTGCTGGATGCGCCGGTACAGCGTGTCACCGGGTATGACACGGTAATGCCCTACTACCAGCTGGAGAACACCTATCTGCCGGGCGTCGAGCGCATTTTGGCCGGTGCGCGCGCCGCGCTGGATTATGTCCGCGATCCCGGGCGGGAGGGCGGCCAATGA
- the glmU gene encoding bifunctional UDP-N-acetylglucosamine diphosphorylase/glucosamine-1-phosphate N-acetyltransferase GlmU: MTIDVVILAAGKGTRMRSDLPKVLHPIGGVPMLGRVIDAAQALGGNGDVQTTVVIGHGAELVRERFASSGVQFVEQTEQLGTGHAVAQAIPNFREGATVLVLYGDVPLVKTATLQSLLKASASGPALLSVVMDDPSGYGRIVRDGAGQVQAIVEQKDADAETLKVTEINTGILAAPANLLTQWLPELSSDNAQGEYYLTDVIARSVSENIAVTGVIADDPNEVAGVNSRAQQAELERALQADTASALMAAGVTLLDPVRIDVRGSLICGSDVSIDINCIFEGQVSLGDKVQVGPNCLLKNCQLAAGTVVEANTIIEDAVVGEACTIGPFARLRPGTELANGAKVGNFVETKKAKIGLGSKVNHLSYIGDAEVGEGVNIGAGTITCNYDGVNKSKTVIGNGAFIGSNSALVAPVEIGAGATIGAGSTITREVSADELAVARGKQRNIGGWQRPTKKS, translated from the coding sequence ATGACCATCGATGTCGTCATCCTCGCCGCCGGCAAAGGCACCCGCATGCGCTCTGACCTGCCAAAAGTCCTGCATCCGATCGGCGGTGTGCCCATGCTCGGTCGGGTGATAGATGCGGCCCAAGCACTGGGGGGTAACGGTGACGTGCAGACCACCGTGGTGATTGGTCATGGCGCCGAACTGGTGCGTGAGCGCTTTGCCAGTAGCGGCGTGCAGTTTGTGGAGCAGACCGAGCAGCTGGGTACCGGCCACGCGGTGGCGCAGGCGATCCCGAACTTCCGCGAGGGCGCCACCGTGCTGGTGCTCTACGGCGACGTGCCGCTGGTGAAAACTGCCACCTTGCAGAGCCTGCTGAAAGCCTCCGCAAGTGGCCCGGCCCTGCTGTCGGTGGTGATGGATGACCCCTCTGGTTATGGGCGCATCGTGCGCGACGGTGCTGGTCAGGTGCAGGCCATCGTCGAGCAGAAAGACGCCGACGCCGAGACCCTGAAGGTCACCGAGATCAACACCGGTATCCTCGCCGCCCCCGCCAACCTGCTGACCCAATGGCTGCCGGAACTCTCCAGCGACAACGCCCAGGGTGAGTACTACCTTACCGACGTGATCGCGCGCTCGGTCAGCGAGAACATCGCAGTTACCGGCGTGATCGCCGACGATCCCAATGAAGTGGCCGGCGTAAACAGCCGTGCACAACAGGCGGAGCTGGAGCGCGCGCTGCAGGCTGACACCGCCAGCGCCCTGATGGCCGCCGGCGTCACCCTGCTGGATCCGGTGCGCATCGACGTGCGCGGTTCCCTCATCTGCGGCAGCGATGTGTCCATCGACATCAACTGCATCTTTGAAGGCCAGGTCAGCCTCGGTGACAAGGTCCAGGTCGGCCCCAACTGCCTGCTGAAAAACTGCCAGCTGGCCGCCGGTACCGTCGTAGAGGCCAATACCATTATCGAAGACGCCGTGGTGGGTGAGGCCTGCACCATCGGCCCCTTCGCCCGCCTGCGCCCGGGTACCGAACTGGCCAATGGCGCCAAAGTTGGTAACTTCGTCGAGACCAAGAAAGCGAAGATCGGCCTCGGCAGCAAGGTGAATCACCTGTCCTATATCGGTGATGCGGAAGTCGGCGAAGGCGTCAATATTGGCGCCGGCACCATCACCTGTAACTACGATGGCGTGAACAAGTCCAAAACCGTCATCGGCAATGGCGCCTTTATTGGCTCCAACTCCGCCCTGGTGGCCCCGGTAGAAATCGGCGCCGGCGCGACCATCGGTGCCGGCTCCACCATTACTCGCGAAGTGAGTGCTGACGAACTGGCAGTAGCCCGTGGCAAACAGCGCAATATCGGTGGTTGGCAGCGGCCTACGAAAAAGTCCTGA
- a CDS encoding dihydrolipoamide acetyltransferase family protein: protein MKIFKLPDLGEGLPDAVIREWHVQEGDSVSADQALVTVETAKALVEVPSPFSGTVEKRYAAEGDTLETGQPLVGFVGEETGGAADNETKNKTGEQAQPADSGTVVGKIEQGSEALAVEQRPVTSRPRNATPAVRALARRLGVDLENLHPAGARFTEAEVRAAARGETIPRWTEKTAIGSDSAAKSPEIDVFESTANSSSESSPARRAMTIAMNRARDQVCPMTLFDEVDISDWPKGTSATLRLLKAIAHAASEEPNLNAHFDNEVLVPKTPVNVGLAVDAPKGLFVPVLQDVGAQCEEVLLETIARFKQQAADGAIPQKDLQGATIHLSNFGSLAGRFATPVVVPPLVCIVGAGRSHKAVLPHKGKARVRKLLPLSITADHRAVTGGELARFLKALKDSLKG from the coding sequence ATGAAGATTTTTAAACTCCCGGATCTGGGTGAGGGCCTGCCCGACGCGGTCATCCGCGAATGGCATGTGCAGGAAGGCGACAGCGTCAGCGCCGACCAGGCCCTGGTCACCGTGGAAACCGCCAAGGCGCTGGTGGAAGTGCCCTCGCCCTTTTCCGGCACCGTGGAAAAGCGCTACGCCGCCGAAGGCGACACCCTGGAAACGGGCCAGCCACTGGTTGGCTTTGTCGGCGAGGAAACCGGTGGTGCAGCCGACAACGAGACTAAGAACAAGACCGGGGAGCAAGCGCAGCCCGCGGATTCCGGCACCGTCGTCGGCAAAATCGAGCAGGGTTCTGAGGCGCTGGCGGTAGAGCAGCGCCCGGTCACCAGTCGCCCGCGCAACGCCACCCCCGCCGTGCGCGCCCTCGCCCGTCGTCTCGGCGTCGACCTGGAAAACCTGCATCCGGCCGGCGCACGGTTTACCGAAGCGGAAGTGCGCGCCGCGGCTCGCGGTGAAACCATCCCCAGGTGGACGGAAAAGACGGCGATCGGCAGCGATAGCGCGGCAAAAAGTCCGGAAATCGACGTCTTTGAAAGCACCGCAAATTCCTCTTCGGAATCCAGTCCCGCGCGCCGCGCCATGACCATTGCCATGAATCGTGCCCGCGACCAGGTCTGCCCGATGACCCTGTTCGACGAGGTGGATATCTCCGACTGGCCGAAGGGGACGTCGGCCACCCTGCGCCTGCTCAAGGCCATCGCCCACGCTGCCAGTGAAGAACCGAATCTCAATGCCCATTTCGACAACGAAGTGCTGGTGCCCAAAACCCCGGTGAACGTGGGCCTTGCGGTGGACGCGCCAAAGGGGCTGTTTGTCCCGGTGCTGCAGGATGTGGGCGCGCAGTGCGAAGAGGTGCTGCTGGAAACCATCGCCCGCTTCAAGCAACAGGCTGCCGACGGTGCCATCCCACAAAAAGACCTGCAGGGAGCCACCATCCACCTCTCCAATTTCGGCAGCCTCGCCGGCCGCTTCGCCACGCCGGTGGTGGTACCACCGCTGGTTTGTATTGTCGGCGCCGGCCGCAGCCACAAGGCGGTACTGCCCCACAAGGGCAAAGCCCGGGTGCGCAAACTGCTACCTCTCTCGATTACGGCCGACCACCGTGCGGTGACCGGTGGCGAACTGGCGAGATTCCTCAAGGCCCTGAAAGATAGCTTGAAGGGCTGA